One stretch of Candidatus Zixiibacteriota bacterium DNA includes these proteins:
- a CDS encoding protein kinase gives MEPDDDKTQSHLILTKDTMVLHYKIIEKIGAGGMGEVYLAEDTKLKRQVALKFLPSHLCQDEDCRKRFKREAQAAAGLDHPNIAAIFEVGEHQDRPFYSMQVVKGQTLKDVIAGKDLPVKRMLELGIQICEGLNDAHEKGVTHRDIKPSNILTDSHGRAKIVDFGLASVVGTDQLTKTGSTLGTIGYMSPEQVQGKEIDHRSDLFSLGVVLYELITKRNPFKRDSEAATLKAVSDDTPHPVARYRASVPVGVQAIIDKALEKDVKTRYQHADGMLSDLMRVKRSIDSGESTASVSATARRSSRIWWAAALVVVIAASVLIVTKPWRDDSISDKPDRIMLAVLPFENLGSADDEYFADAITDEITSRLGVIRGLGVISRTSAMQYKGTGKSLPEIADELGVDYVLEGTIFWDKKSDPERIRIIPQLILASDNTHLWADQYNRFLTDIFAVQTDIAAQIVNALDITLLKPERQKLDSKPTENIEAYGLYLRGIDYLRRGIGNERDLLSAVEMFEKAVDLDSSFALAFTSLSYAHTTLSLLSVMIEEHSQKAKEAIYKALQLAPSLPEAHLTLGYYHNLVEQDYDRALAEFEIARMDMANHSDLYSMIALVQKRQGEWNKSLANNLKAVTLDPRSAEKNRDVATGYLILEQYSEAEFYMDRSISLAPDNSFLYWAKLSLYLLWGNEKKARDVLEQLPENIEPADVLWYDRYFGVDGLGLWRFELTDQSPSQLAKRVSSSYSGSKRHAYYLSMAQIYDLMNQPDSSRVYYDSARTFIEVKIQEGHDDFHLHTDLGLVYAFLGLGDKAVYECERAMEMMPASSCHW, from the coding sequence ATGGAACCTGATGACGACAAAACGCAGTCCCATCTGATCCTTACTAAAGACACGATGGTGTTGCACTACAAGATAATCGAAAAGATCGGCGCCGGTGGAATGGGCGAGGTCTATCTGGCGGAGGATACTAAGCTCAAGCGACAGGTTGCCCTCAAGTTCCTGCCGTCGCATCTGTGTCAGGACGAAGATTGTCGCAAGCGGTTCAAACGCGAAGCGCAAGCAGCCGCCGGGTTGGATCATCCCAATATCGCCGCCATCTTTGAAGTAGGTGAACATCAAGACCGCCCATTCTACTCAATGCAAGTTGTAAAAGGGCAAACCTTGAAGGATGTGATTGCCGGAAAAGACTTGCCGGTTAAACGAATGCTAGAACTCGGTATCCAGATATGTGAGGGGTTGAACGATGCTCACGAGAAGGGCGTGACACATAGGGATATCAAGCCCTCCAACATACTTACAGACTCACACGGACGGGCCAAGATCGTCGACTTTGGTTTGGCGTCCGTGGTAGGAACAGACCAACTCACAAAAACAGGCTCAACCCTCGGGACTATCGGCTATATGTCGCCAGAGCAGGTGCAGGGTAAAGAGATCGACCATCGCAGCGACCTGTTCTCACTCGGTGTTGTCCTTTACGAGCTAATCACAAAGCGAAATCCCTTTAAGCGTGACAGTGAAGCAGCGACATTGAAAGCAGTCAGTGATGATACACCTCATCCGGTCGCACGATACAGAGCCAGTGTGCCCGTTGGAGTACAGGCAATCATTGATAAGGCGCTGGAAAAGGATGTCAAGACGCGTTACCAGCATGCGGATGGAATGCTGTCGGATCTGATGCGAGTCAAGCGGTCTATCGACTCAGGGGAATCGACAGCATCGGTCTCAGCCACGGCGCGCCGATCATCACGCATCTGGTGGGCTGCAGCACTCGTAGTGGTCATTGCAGCTTCCGTGCTCATCGTAACGAAGCCCTGGCGTGATGACTCCATTTCTGACAAACCCGACAGGATAATGCTGGCTGTATTACCTTTTGAGAATCTCGGTTCCGCCGATGACGAATATTTCGCAGATGCCATAACTGATGAAATCACGTCCAGACTGGGCGTTATCCGGGGACTGGGGGTTATTTCCAGGACCAGTGCAATGCAATACAAAGGCACCGGTAAGAGCCTCCCTGAAATTGCAGACGAACTCGGAGTGGATTATGTTTTGGAAGGAACCATTTTCTGGGACAAGAAAAGTGATCCCGAAAGGATACGAATAATCCCGCAGCTTATTCTAGCGTCCGACAACACCCATCTCTGGGCCGATCAATATAATCGCTTCTTAACAGACATATTTGCGGTTCAAACCGATATTGCGGCGCAGATAGTCAATGCTCTTGACATAACACTGCTGAAACCTGAGCGCCAGAAACTCGACTCAAAACCAACAGAAAATATCGAAGCATATGGTCTATACCTTCGAGGAATTGATTATCTGCGTCGTGGTATTGGTAATGAACGAGATTTGTTGTCTGCTGTCGAAATGTTTGAGAAGGCTGTAGACTTGGATTCCTCATTTGCCTTAGCCTTTACTTCACTCTCGTATGCTCACACTACTCTCAGTCTTCTCTCGGTAATGATAGAAGAGCATAGCCAGAAGGCAAAGGAAGCGATCTATAAAGCACTGCAGCTTGCGCCCAGCCTGCCCGAGGCACATTTGACACTCGGATATTACCATAATCTGGTGGAACAGGACTATGATCGGGCTCTGGCAGAATTCGAGATTGCTCGAATGGATATGGCAAACCATAGCGATCTTTACAGCATGATAGCTTTAGTCCAGAAGCGCCAGGGAGAATGGAATAAGTCATTAGCAAACAATCTCAAAGCTGTAACACTCGATCCACGGTCAGCGGAGAAGAACAGGGACGTAGCAACCGGTTACCTTATCCTGGAACAGTATTCAGAAGCGGAATTTTACATGGATCGCTCTATATCGTTGGCTCCGGACAACAGTTTTCTGTACTGGGCAAAGCTGTCTCTATACCTTTTGTGGGGAAACGAGAAAAAGGCACGCGACGTACTCGAACAATTACCAGAAAACATTGAACCAGCGGACGTTTTGTGGTACGATCGATACTTTGGAGTGGACGGTTTGGGCTTATGGCGGTTTGAACTAACCGACCAGAGTCCATCTCAGTTGGCGAAGAGAGTTTCAAGCAGCTATTCGGGGTCAAAGAGGCATGCTTATTATCTTTCTATGGCTCAAATATACGATCTAATGAATCAGCCTGATTCATCACGTGTCTATTACGATTCTGCCCGGACATTCATTGAGGTCAAGATTCAGGAAGGTCATGATGATTTCCACCTGCACACAGACCTTGGTCTGGTGTATGCTTTTCTTGGTTTAGGAGATAAAGCTGTTTACGAGTGTGAGCGAGCTATGGAAATGATGCCTGCCTCTTCATGCCATTGGTGA